One Pontibacillus yanchengensis DNA window includes the following coding sequences:
- a CDS encoding DUF6254 family protein, which translates to MSVQKSRKERSLRQRKEKQSPHGKVKSLEELTNEYENENKPIDKPKA; encoded by the coding sequence ATGAGTGTACAAAAAAGCAGGAAAGAACGTTCCTTAAGACAGAGAAAAGAAAAACAAAGCCCTCATGGTAAAGTTAAAAGCTTAGAAGAGTTAACCAACGAATATGAGAATGAAAATAAACCTATTGATAAACCAAAAGCATGA
- a CDS encoding patatin-like phospholipase family protein produces the protein MDKTGLILEGGGMRGAYTAGVLDYLMDADLHFPYVVGASAGACNGSSYVAKQKGRNYKVIVGYGNHPEYISYRNIFRKKGLFGMDFIFDTLPNQLVPFDYDRFFSSVNAGQTFVIGTTDIQTGEPVYFDSFNDGASLLKLIRASSSLPLIAPMIEYNNRQLMDGGIADPVPIQPSIDAGNKKHVIILTRNEGYKKQKMKFSWLFNKKYKDYPMLTKALLERHEKYNRSTEAIEQMEREGKAYIIRPKHQLEVSRIERNQNKLHSLYEQGYNEAHEHIDDLKAFLHGTAQLA, from the coding sequence ATGGATAAAACAGGGTTGATTCTAGAAGGTGGCGGTATGAGAGGTGCATATACAGCTGGTGTTTTAGATTACTTAATGGATGCTGATCTCCACTTTCCATACGTAGTAGGAGCATCTGCAGGTGCATGTAATGGAAGCTCTTATGTAGCGAAACAAAAAGGAAGGAACTATAAAGTAATTGTTGGATATGGCAATCATCCAGAATACATATCGTATCGAAATATTTTTCGTAAAAAAGGTTTATTTGGAATGGATTTTATATTTGATACGCTGCCTAATCAGCTTGTTCCTTTCGATTATGATCGTTTCTTTTCAAGTGTAAACGCTGGTCAAACATTTGTTATTGGTACAACAGATATTCAAACAGGAGAACCTGTGTACTTTGATTCATTCAATGATGGTGCCAGCTTACTAAAGTTAATTCGTGCCTCAAGTTCTCTCCCATTAATTGCGCCGATGATTGAGTATAATAATCGTCAACTTATGGACGGAGGCATTGCGGACCCGGTTCCGATTCAACCTTCTATTGATGCAGGGAATAAAAAACATGTCATTATCCTAACAAGAAACGAAGGTTATAAGAAGCAAAAAATGAAATTCTCTTGGTTATTTAATAAAAAATATAAAGACTATCCTATGTTAACAAAAGCCCTTTTAGAAAGACATGAAAAATACAATCGAAGCACAGAAGCAATTGAACAAATGGAGCGAGAAGGGAAAGCATACATAATAAGACCAAAACACCAACTTGAAGTAAGTCGAATTGAGCGAAATCAAAATAAACTCCATTCATTGTATGAACAAGGTTATAACGAAGCACATGAGCATATTGATGACTTAAAGGCATTTCTACACGGAACAGCTCAATTGGCCTAA
- a CDS encoding aspartyl-phosphate phosphatase Spo0E family protein: MAKCITTTQQLTERIELLRNRMIKVATVKGFTSDESLAISQELDYLLNMYELKKQDRSKSTTI; this comes from the coding sequence GTGGCAAAATGCATAACAACAACTCAGCAACTAACTGAGCGTATTGAATTATTGCGTAATCGTATGATAAAAGTCGCTACAGTTAAAGGGTTTACCAGTGACGAATCATTAGCAATAAGTCAGGAATTAGATTATTTACTAAATATGTATGAATTAAAGAAGCAAGATCGCTCTAAAAGTACAACAATATAA
- a CDS encoding PLDc N-terminal domain-containing protein, whose amino-acid sequence MLHAASFFGFASAVVGIIIFFSVLIFLLNIITSIWAYRDSQRKGKSKEYALVVLIGTLFFPIIGLIIYFIIRND is encoded by the coding sequence GTGTTACATGCTGCATCTTTTTTCGGATTTGCTAGTGCTGTAGTTGGAATTATAATCTTTTTTAGTGTTTTAATTTTCTTACTAAACATTATCACAAGCATTTGGGCGTACCGTGATTCTCAGCGTAAAGGAAAGAGTAAAGAATACGCTTTAGTGGTTCTTATTGGAACCTTATTTTTCCCAATTATAGGCTTAATTATCTATTTTATTATACGTAATGATTAA
- a CDS encoding PilZ domain-containing protein has translation MYYKRNEPFRYTFGTPTVGTIQKAELEEETQTYEAKILDLSQHGAKIEVAQDEKWDNGTPILIRFSILEEEFVANGIVKWHKQLGSTHLYGLDLETSEEWRKSLINNLKQLAKDNL, from the coding sequence ATGTATTATAAACGAAATGAACCTTTTCGGTACACATTTGGTACACCTACAGTAGGTACGATTCAAAAAGCTGAACTGGAAGAAGAAACCCAAACATATGAGGCAAAGATTCTTGACCTAAGTCAGCATGGAGCTAAAATTGAAGTCGCACAAGATGAAAAGTGGGATAACGGTACACCAATTCTCATTCGATTTTCTATATTAGAAGAAGAATTTGTTGCTAACGGAATCGTGAAATGGCACAAACAATTAGGTTCTACACACCTTTACGGCCTTGATTTGGAAACAAGTGAAGAATGGAGAAAATCATTAATAAACAATCTCAAACAATTAGCTAAAGACAATCTTTAG
- a CDS encoding aspartyl-phosphate phosphatase Spo0E family protein — translation MIGFSYSCDINDELQVQIQEKRQKMIHSAKEHGLQSDQTINISQELDILINKFLHLRSVRDTEGIPMVEGTLK, via the coding sequence ATGATAGGGTTCTCATATTCATGCGATATAAATGATGAGTTACAAGTCCAAATACAAGAAAAAAGACAAAAAATGATACATTCAGCAAAAGAACATGGACTACAAAGTGACCAAACTATTAATATAAGTCAGGAATTAGATATATTAATTAACAAATTTCTACATCTTCGATCCGTTAGAGATACGGAAGGCATTCCAATGGTAGAAGGAACGTTAAAGTAA
- the lepB gene encoding signal peptidase I, with translation MSQTVKKEIWDWTKAIIIAFVLAFVIRNYIFATSIVEGTSMDPTLKDGERVMYNKIVYIMDNPERGDIVIIQRPTKNYVKRVIGLPGDEIQVKGHELYVNGKKSEQEYLNEQAIRQTGDFGPRSVPKDHYFVMGDNRDISKDSRNGLGFIKRDEVIGRSELVIYPFDELDMTR, from the coding sequence ATGAGCCAAACTGTTAAAAAAGAGATATGGGACTGGACGAAGGCTATTATAATTGCTTTTGTTCTAGCTTTTGTAATTCGGAACTATATCTTTGCTACATCTATTGTGGAAGGAACCAGTATGGACCCTACTCTTAAAGATGGCGAACGTGTCATGTACAATAAAATAGTGTACATAATGGATAATCCTGAGCGTGGAGACATTGTTATCATTCAACGTCCTACAAAAAATTATGTAAAACGTGTCATTGGGTTACCTGGGGATGAAATACAGGTGAAAGGCCATGAATTATACGTGAATGGAAAAAAATCTGAACAAGAGTACCTCAATGAACAAGCTATTCGACAAACAGGTGATTTTGGTCCACGTTCTGTACCAAAAGACCACTACTTCGTTATGGGAGATAATCGTGATATTTCTAAAGATAGCCGAAATGGATTAGGCTTTATTAAACGTGATGAAGTCATTGGTCGCTCGGAGCTAGTAATATATCCATTTGATGAATTGGATATGACCAGATAA
- a CDS encoding YvrJ family protein has product MDQWMTWIPEIGFPVVLSFYLLHRMEGKLDMLISSIHSLAGNIKG; this is encoded by the coding sequence ATGGATCAATGGATGACCTGGATCCCCGAAATTGGTTTTCCTGTAGTGCTTTCCTTTTACTTGTTGCATCGCATGGAAGGAAAACTGGATATGCTTATTTCAAGCATCCATTCCTTAGCTGGAAATATTAAAGGGTAA
- a CDS encoding aminotransferase A produces MEHLLNPRLQGIEISGIRKFFNMVSEKKDIVSLTIGQPDFPTPTHIKEAGKYAIDHNHTTYTHNAGMLPLRNAISSFVKDEYNLDYDPNSEIIVSVGASQAIDITFRTILTPGDEVLLPAPVYPGYEPLIKLAGATPVHVDTTASNFKWNVELLQEHITENTKCIVLPYPSNPTGATMSSSEVRELSKFLKDYDIFLLSDEIYSQLTYEETHTSIASFDEVRNQTIVINGVSKSHSMTGWRIGYALAPEWLSKHMLKVHQYNVSCPSSISQHAALEALTNGKSDTELMRKEYKKRLDYVYDRLKKMGIEMNKPGGAFYLFPKFPTGGMSSFEIGINLVEKAGLAIVPGDAFSEYGQGYMRISYAYDINTLKLGMDRLENYLKENKLV; encoded by the coding sequence ATGGAACATTTACTTAACCCCCGATTACAAGGGATTGAAATATCGGGTATTCGAAAGTTTTTTAATATGGTGTCTGAAAAAAAAGATATTGTTTCTTTAACAATTGGACAACCTGATTTTCCTACACCTACACACATAAAAGAAGCAGGCAAGTATGCTATTGATCACAACCATACAACGTATACACACAATGCAGGTATGCTGCCACTTCGAAATGCTATTTCATCATTTGTTAAGGACGAATATAATTTGGACTATGATCCAAATTCGGAAATAATTGTTTCTGTTGGTGCTTCACAGGCTATTGATATCACCTTTAGAACCATACTAACACCAGGAGATGAAGTCTTATTACCTGCTCCTGTTTACCCTGGTTATGAACCATTAATAAAACTTGCTGGAGCTACTCCAGTCCACGTTGATACAACAGCCTCCAATTTCAAATGGAATGTGGAACTGTTACAAGAACATATAACAGAAAATACAAAATGCATTGTATTACCTTATCCATCTAACCCTACTGGTGCTACAATGTCTAGTTCTGAAGTTAGAGAGTTGTCAAAATTTCTAAAGGACTATGATATTTTCTTATTGTCTGATGAAATATATAGTCAACTTACGTATGAAGAAACACACACATCTATTGCATCATTTGACGAAGTACGGAATCAAACAATTGTAATAAATGGTGTTTCAAAATCTCATTCTATGACTGGATGGAGAATTGGATATGCCTTAGCACCAGAGTGGCTCTCGAAGCACATGTTAAAAGTACATCAGTATAATGTGTCTTGCCCTTCATCTATAAGTCAGCATGCAGCACTGGAAGCATTGACCAACGGTAAAAGTGATACAGAGCTTATGAGAAAAGAATATAAAAAACGCCTAGACTATGTGTATGATCGACTTAAGAAAATGGGTATAGAAATGAACAAGCCAGGTGGTGCATTCTACTTGTTCCCTAAGTTTCCGACTGGAGGTATGAGTTCATTTGAAATAGGAATTAATCTAGTTGAAAAAGCTGGGCTTGCCATTGTTCCTGGGGACGCATTTTCTGAATATGGACAAGGATATATGCGCATATCATATGCATATGATATAAATACACTCAAGTTAGGAATGGATCGACTAGAGAATTATTTGAAGGAAAATAAACTTGTATAA
- a CDS encoding FbpB family small basic protein: MRPKVRSFEELVNANKQAIQNDKQAMTNVEKKVDQRHVSSYENHKSQYVN; this comes from the coding sequence ATGAGACCTAAAGTTCGTTCATTTGAAGAGTTAGTAAACGCAAATAAACAAGCAATACAAAATGACAAACAGGCAATGACAAATGTTGAGAAGAAAGTCGATCAACGACATGTAAGTTCGTATGAAAATCATAAGTCCCAATACGTAAATTGA
- a CDS encoding chemotaxis protein, which yields MKEKDNGILLESGTNELEVVEFGIGQNKFGINVIKVKEILNPVPVTQIPHSHRSVQGIIEIRGEVVPVIDVGHALGFPPSEHPEQDKFILSEFNQTKIVFHVHTVTQIHRISWGNIEKPDQMYQGLETQITGVVKMAQDMLLLLDFEKIVADISPDSSINKSQIKTLGERQRSEKRILIAEDSALLRSMLEETLHEAGYNNLFLYEDGKGAMDYLDSLIEEESNIEDHLQLVLTDIEMPQMDGHHLTKRIKDDPRLTKLPVIIFSSLITDDLRHKGEMVGADSQVSKPEIVELVQTIDRLVL from the coding sequence ATGAAAGAGAAGGATAATGGTATTTTGCTAGAAAGTGGTACAAATGAACTAGAGGTAGTGGAGTTTGGAATCGGTCAAAACAAATTTGGTATCAATGTAATTAAGGTTAAAGAAATATTAAATCCGGTTCCTGTTACACAAATACCACATTCTCATCGATCTGTTCAAGGTATTATTGAGATTAGAGGAGAGGTTGTTCCTGTTATTGATGTAGGTCACGCACTAGGGTTTCCTCCATCAGAGCATCCAGAACAAGATAAATTTATTTTATCTGAGTTTAATCAAACCAAGATTGTTTTTCATGTACATACAGTAACACAGATTCATCGTATATCCTGGGGGAATATTGAAAAGCCTGATCAAATGTATCAAGGGTTAGAGACTCAAATTACAGGTGTAGTAAAAATGGCTCAAGATATGCTTCTACTATTAGATTTTGAAAAAATAGTAGCAGATATTAGCCCTGATTCTAGTATTAATAAAAGTCAAATAAAGACGCTTGGAGAGCGTCAACGTTCAGAAAAGCGGATTTTAATTGCAGAAGATTCAGCACTACTGAGAAGTATGCTTGAAGAAACGTTACATGAAGCGGGTTATAACAACCTTTTTCTTTATGAAGATGGAAAAGGAGCAATGGACTATTTAGATTCACTTATTGAAGAAGAATCTAATATTGAAGATCATCTTCAACTGGTGCTAACAGATATAGAAATGCCACAGATGGATGGTCATCATTTAACAAAGCGCATAAAAGATGACCCTCGACTAACGAAATTACCAGTTATTATTTTCTCTTCCCTAATTACCGATGATTTGCGACACAAGGGAGAAATGGTTGGGGCAGATTCACAAGTTTCAAAACCAGAGATTGTCGAGTTAGTCCAAACAATTGACAGGCTCGTATTGTAA